The sequence GCCATAGCGGCAACACTAGCTCTTCAGGCTCGCCGAAATGTGGGACGACCCCTGCGCTGGATGGAGCACGTTAAGATGGAGAGGTTAAGGCAGGTTAACGGAGCTGTGTCTAGGCTAGGACATCTGTCCCCTACACCACCCCCCAAAGGCCAGGCCCTGCCTGCCCTCACAGGAAAAGGTGCGTCTTTGTTTTACAGCTTTTTCCACATGGGTTTTAGGCATGacttataattataatttcatCCTCTCTAATTCTCAGGTTTATGCCTTGGTAGGAGTAGTGCCATGGGGGCACCAGCGCCCCAGCCTCCTCTGCGTCTCGAGCCGTCCAACACGGAGCTGACCATGCTGAATCTGCTTCATGAGCGCCGGGACAGCAGCGGCAGCACCACCAGCTCCGCCTACCTGAGCAGCAGTCGTCGCTCTTCCGGCATCTCCCCCTGCTTTTCCAGCCGCCGCTCTAGCCAGGCCTCGCAATCCGAGCACAGTCACCATCGACGTCTCCACAATCTCAGCGCCACTGACTCTTATGACCCCATTTCCACCGATGCCTCCAGACGCTCAAGTGAAGCAAGCCAGTACGGAGGAGGTGGAAGTTCATTCGGGGTAATGCATGGTGGAAACTGGAGTGGTGGAGGTATAGGAGGAAGTGCGATAGGAACGAAAGGTGTTCTTAACCTTACCCCAGCTCAGCACTATCACCTGAAGGCCAAGTATGCAGCTGCTACAGGTGGGCCTCCTCCCACACCCCTACCCAACATGGAACAAATGAGTCTGAAGTCCCGTCTGGCTATGATGGGAGATTGCCAGGACTCGGGTCTGCTCACGTTGCCACCGCTGGTCAGGCCACGTCGCTGCAGTGACGGCACACACGGGAGTCCCACGATATATCAACGAAGAGGACTTTACCCTGGTGAAGGTCCAGGAAATAGTGATAGACGAGCCAGTGACCCCGTGCGGAAACGGGATCCGAGTTCTTTTGGCTTGTCAGAGGTACAGCGTTTCAGCAGTCTGAACAACATGAATACATTACCTCATCTAGCAGGAAATCATTACTCAGATGAAGGAGATCTAGGACTGAGCCTGCAGAACTACGTCTATCCAGTTGGCAGCTTGCAGAGGAGTCTGCACTCTCCTTGCCCTCCCAGCATCATGGAACAATCAGCACTTGAGGACTTGGCCGTAGACCAGGATGATGGTCTGTTAAATGCAGATGAAGACATCTTGCCAGATGACTTGGTGCAGTATCTCCGCTCTCAAGATCAAGAGTTGGCTCACATTCAGGAGAATATTACCAGTGATTCCAATCCCCACAGGTCCACTTTTAACCAAGGTACTGCAGTCGGACAGAATTTCGTCAACACGCAACAGAAAGTGCCAGAAGGTACCAGAAAGGATGTGATGCCTATCCAGTGGAATGAAGTGAGCTCTGGCAGTGCTGATGTTCCTCCTCCCAGACAGCAACCTCAAAGGTGCGGGAGATGGTCGGACCACAGTGGCATAATGAGCAACCCCTTCGGTCGCTTTGGGAACATGGTTGTGCAGCATCAACAACCCCACATGGATTGTGTAGATGATCACTTGACCCTTCATAGAGGCGGTGTCCAACATGTGGAAAATGAGAGCTCTGGATCCAGACATCCAGACCAGTATCAGCAAATCACCAAGACAACCCAACCATCATGCAGGATGAATCCAGGTGTTAAGAGTCAATCTTCCTCAACATCCCAACTTGAGTCAAGGCACAATTTTGGTTGTCCAGACTTCTCTCGCATCTCCTTAGGGCCGATCCGTCCTAACTGTTTCCAGCAGGCAAGTACGCCGCAAACCCAGCTCCAGCCAAATAACACCTTCACACATCAAATCAGTGGTAACTCCACAATACTGCCTCAACAGCCCCAGCCTCCTATGACCCACCCACCAGTCAACAGCAGCCACAGAGGTTTCTCTCAGTCTTACTCCACTCAACAGATTACAAACAATCATAATCCTCAGTCATGCCAGCTAAAAATAGTAAGGAATGGAAACAGTGCCAATTGCTCCCTTGCAAACCAAGTTTCAGGACTGAAGCTTGAAGCGAACGATCATATTCAGACCAATGCTTGCTCTTCCATCCAACAACAACACTTGGCATTTATTTCCGAGAGCTTTGAATCCAACTCATCGTCTTCTCACAACATTCTGCCGTCATGTCTAATGGAGTCCTTGACGACAGAAACTGAAACACCTTCCGAGGCTCTTTTGTCTCCTGGGGTTGATCAGGTGACCAGCACGGTAGATGGCAACCCGGGTGTAGGTTTGGATATTTGCTCCATTCTTGAGGATAGCTATGAGCAGGGTAGTCTGGTATCTGATATTATTAGTCCCAGTGTTTTTCAGGGTCTGTCTCGGACGACCTCTCGACTATCTACCCCACGTCTTTCAGCTGTGTTTCACAGCATGCATCCAAGCACTAACAACATGGCTATCGGTGACATGAGCTCCCTCCTCACCAGTCTCGCAGAAGAGAGCAAAATTCTAGCTATTATGCAGTAGTTGGTGACTTCCCCGCCGCAATAAAGTAGAAGGACGATATACGTTGTGCATGTAGTGTAAAGGAAGAGAAAGTAGTTTAATAGGTGATGTTGTGTTGGCACACAATCTATTTTGAATCTGCCCAATCTTCCAAGAGGCAGCGACCAATAAAAccatatataaatacaaatatatattataaaagtatatataaatagttattcCATATCTGGAATAGAGGCTATTTTAAaagcctttgttttatattgcTATTGTGATGACAGCAGGAGACATTGGTCTTCTTCACATGATATTAAAACAGTATTCtgtgtattgttttttgttttgttgtacacTGTTGCTAAAAGTGCATGTTATTTTTTCATGTCAAGTGTACACATTGTCCACTAAAGTGAGTTTGTTTGCTCATGTATTGTGtacctttgtttttaagatgATGTGGATTCGCACACACTTGATTGTCATCAGCTCAAGACTGGGTCAAGTATCATTCTTAGCAGGCCAGGGGTCTTAAATGTCTTAAACGTGATTTCGAAAGTCTTACCAAATGTTGTTTTGACCAATTATTTCCAATTTGTTCAATTGAACCCAAACAGGAGGGACCATTATGTTATGTATAAGGGTACGACAAGTGTGGAGCTGATAACTCTCTATCTTGATTTAGCTTGACTTGTATATAAATGTTGATatcgttttttctttttttatattgtaaaattGTCATATTTTTCATGACTGGTGCTGACCGTAAGCCGTGCATTATGTGACCGTTGTGGGGGAAAACATTGTGGTAATTTCAGTCAATCTCAACATGTTGCTTTATTGCACATTGAATTTAAATTTGTGGCCAAAATGTGTTGAAAACATTGGTAACGTTTCTTGTTTAAATGTATctattttatgttgtttttattaaagtcaGTTGTGTGCTGTTTTTGTCACAACAGTGCAGTGAAACTGTAATGTGGAATATCATTTATGTCTTggttttgtctatttttttttataaaaaaaactctaCCTACACATTTATGATCAAAAACTGAAAGACTTATGAGTACCAAGACACACCAAGCTCTTACAAGAGCTATAAGATTTTTAGCAGTATTAAAACTACCCTGCAGTTTCTACCTGCATATGTACAGTTTTTTAAAGGCGTACTCTAGTAATGAGTTTATGATTTTTTATGGTTATATCAGTTTTTTGAAGTTGTGTACCAgtgttatgtttatgtttttaaggTGGTATAACCCATTCCCAGAGGAAAGGACTAGAGGGTTTGGGCCTAAGGTATGTGCCTTATGAATGCCTCTCCAAACAAAAGAAACACTGCCAATGTTTTTAAgtaattacaataataaaatgagtatgAATTTGTGGCAGGAGTCCTATGGCTTAACATGTAACATGCAACACACGTTCTGCTGGTTGGgcatttagttttttattacatttaattctGTTTTATGCTTGTAAATACATATTCATTAAGTAGACTGTAGTTAAGATTTTAGATGGCGTCAGAATTAGTATAAAAATCATATAAAGCAGGTATATCCCAATGCTCTGTTTTCAGTTCAAACAAAGTGATAAAAATGGAGTCAAGGTGCCTAGCACCCTCAGACTGGGAACAGAATATCAATGCTCTTTTTATATCAGATTACAACAAATGTTTGtatggttttaataaaaaaaatttaatgaGGGCTGtctgtgtgcttttattttaGGAAACAATTACTAAGATACAGTGATGAATATTTGGTATTACTGGAcattgaaggtgaataaattgcCACCTTGGAATTAGAAGGTTCTGTTCTGAGCAGTTCTGAGCAGATATCGAGCTTCGAAGTTTTTGTATTCCGTTTTACTTTGTAGATGGAACctatttgttttctaaaaaaagtcccaaaatgtacacaacgtaAATAATAGAATAAGcttcacataatgtaaataagttctcacagaataagaataacctaattttgacaaaaatgtcaaaccTTAGAATACCAAGGTGATTAAATATGCCCATATCATACTAAATAGTGCtgtgtaaaatactgtatataaaaatatttaatgcacaTATAAATGGGCATTCAAACACGAAAACACAACAGAGAGATAAACAGATTTGCAGATCTGTCCACTTGTGTCAGGTATGCCTTTGTCCACCTCtaataatacataaaataatatattattatattatattgtatatattatacaaatataatattttacatacaAGCTAATGGCACAATTGAGAAATTTTGTAGGAAagaaaaagtaaatgaaaaatgatatataatcagaatcagaagagctttattgccaagtgtacttgcacacacaaggaattttctttggtgttggaagcttctagtacagacattcaacacaatgacaatacacatataataagatttacagtctaaagattctaaaatatgcatatataaaataaaagactgtTGTACaaaaaatgggggataataacatataagagacattgtacagggtagtatatagtagaatatacatattaacagattgtatgtacagtacacttgtgcaaatggataatgttgtaagtagaggtagtgttatatacatgtagaaataaaatgtagatataataaggcactatagtgcacaatATAAGAGTAGTGAAAGTGGAATATTGATTTTAAGGAGcggttatctgtttaggagggagattgcctgggggaagaagctgcttctgtgtctggaagtcttggtgtttggtgctctgaagtgccggccagagggcaacagttcaaaaagtttgtgtgcagggtgtgtggagtcaatgatgatttttcttgccctgttttgaATATGAATATATTCTACATGACACATAATCTCATCATAATCCCAATGTAAAAACCATTACATAACTTTTGGATAGGTCTTGCTTAAACGTGAAGCCCCTTAAGCCTAAAGTGTGCAAATTGTACAGGGGGAACGTAATCTGACATCTGAGAATATGTCAGATACTGTTCCCTCTGTAATCCATTAGATAGAAAAGTCATGTGTGTCTCACATTTACCTTGCCGACTTTGAACATCACAAGAAGTAAGTTCCCAGAGTTTTAGGCTGATATCACTTAAGTTTTTCCAACATAGCATGAGAATGTATTCTGAAAattaagaatgttgctgtcagatgaggttcacctgtgttcaatgagaaaaaaagacagCCAGGCAGTACTCAACCCAAAGACCTGCTCACCATAACACAGTAATCCCTAAACCACCAGGATTTTTGGATGGGGTCTGTTTAAGAATAAAAGCTTCATGAGACAAACGGTGTTGCTTGTGTACATGCATCAGACTGAGTGTTTCCTATAAAGTTTTAGGGGGTACAATTGTGGCAGGTAGGAAAAACATACCCTGCCCCAATATTACCCTTGAAATATTATCCTCTTATATGTAACATGTAGTGCGTGTGGCCTTGAAATGTTAGCGTGTCTACATAAATATGGAGATATTTTACATGACACATACTGTGTTGCTTGTGTGTATGCATCAAACTCAGTGTTTTTGACAGCATGTGCATCCATGACAAGAATGTTGCTTTCAGATGAGGTTCCCGTATTCAGTGAGAAAAAAGACACCAGGCAGGACTCAAACCAAAGACTCCTCACCATAATTCCAACGTACTAACCACTACACCACCTGGTCCAGTGAAAGATTCCTTAGTTAAAAAAACTAGTGGGGTGAGATCTTGTCAGTTTTCGTGTGCTGCTTTTGAACACTTTCCTGTGGCATGTTgcgttttcatgttttaatgacAGCGAGGAGTGTGAGGTGCATGATCATtctgagaaaatatttaaagtatatacaaatatttatagTGAGAACAATGATCAACAATGCGCACTTTGATATTATTGTGGACacacccttacgaaaattaaccatgtttttttgtggtacaagtgtagtaggcctaaccatgtttttttggtgcattgattacttagggcaaaaccatggttttactacagtatacaaccatcgtttactatagtttttacaaaaaacatgcttttcaaaaccatggttcttttgtgataaccattgttttactacagtgaccatgtttttttggttttaactgtagtaaaaccatgttttttcaattttaactgtagtaaaaccatgttttttcaattttaactgtagtaaaaccatggtaaatttttgTAAGGGCGTGCGAACACACACGACTGCACCCACGCAAATGTGAGCTCAAGAAAGTTAGTTAactaaaacaaactatattaTACTACATTATATTatctatattatttaaataaaaacgtatCTGTTTTGATTGATCAAaaacatccatccatccatccatccatccatccatccatccatccatccatccatcaacaTCCAACATTTCCTAAAGTAAAGTGCCAAGTGTAGTGAATACAGTTTAGGGTGCAGTTTAGGATGCAAACACTAGAGAGCACACAAGCCCATCAGCCTCATAACATCCCTGCAGAAGAAGACAGCGGGCCGCTGCTGAAACAAAATGGCGGACATGGAAGTGGATTTACGGAGCGAGAGGCTGGATAACGGGTAAGAGCACGTGCGCTGTGTAATCTTACAAACAGCGCTTTTTTAACTACCGAGTGTGAGTGCTTATACTTATGTAAGTGCTTCAGATCGTGATACGTTCATCTCAAGTAAAATATGAGGCGTTTGATAGCACTACATCTGTTCGGCTTGTGTTAGCATGCTAATGCTAAATGGCTATATGGTATTATACAATAGCGAATTACCAATATTGCTAAGCGCCGTTTAATTGTTTTTCTACAACGGGCTTGTAAAATTATCAATTTCAAAGCATTTCACTGTTGAATTTTGTCTTCCTTGTTTTTAATCTTGTTTATGTGGTTCATTTCCTAAAGTGTCTGATGCTATTCTTGATATGACCAACACGCTAAATTACACCGGCTGGTTTACTCTCTGAGTTTCAGTTAGGCAAAAAAGTACAATAAATCCTCTCGTCATATTATGTAATATGTATCAGTACAGAATAACTGTGGTACCCAGGGAAATTGTTGGTGTATTATGTAACGTTAGCGGATATTATGCCAACAAGCGTGTCCATGGCTTGTGGGGAATATCGTGTTGCCAATGTCTTgacgaaacaaaacaaacattagcTGAACGCATTATTTGGCGCCTTATTAAAATAGCTAGTCttaagtgtttaatgtctcagttTCCTTCTAATACTTTAGATATAACTTATTTCACGTTTTTTATTGGTTGTACACCTACCTTGTCCGCATGTGCTTTGTTTTTTCCAGGCCTGAGGATTTAGAAAGTCCTGAGAAGAGTGGGAATGAGGATGAGAACGGTGAAATATCTGGGGAGGATGAAGATGAGGAAGGTGAGGAGGAAGCAGAGGTGAACGGTGAAAAGCAAGACAGCGGCTCCAAGCATCACAGCAGCGGAGGCaaacacaagaaaaagaaacacaagCACCGCAGCaagcacaaaaaacacaaacatgcgtCTGAGGAAAATAAGGAACGTAAAcgcaaacacagacacaaacataaGAAGCACAGACGCAAAGAGGAGACCACCTCCTCGCCCACCGGGGCCATCAACAGGAGAGCCGGGGACGACTCTCTTACTCTTGGCAATGCCACCGTTGATGACCGGGCTCTTCTGGAAGACCTGGAGAAACAGAGAGCGCTGATCAAAGCCGAGCTGGACAGCCAGCTGATGGAGGGTAAGGTTCAGTCAGGCATGGGTTTGATTTTACAGGGTTACAATACCGGCTCCGAGGAGGACGGAGAGGGGTCAAGGGCACGAAACGGGCAAAGAGGAAGCGGGCCTCGAACCCGCTCGCCGAGGGACCAGAGTAGCAAGAGGGGTAAATCCAGGCGGGACTCGACGGATGCCAGCAGCCGCTCTCGGGACAAAGCAGGGAGGGACGGTAAGCTTGACCGAATGACCAAAAGTGCTAAAGAGGCAGTAAAGGAGCGTAGCAAGTCCAAAGAGAGAAAACGCTCCCAGAGCAGGGACAAATCCAAGGAACGTGGGAGGAAATCCCACTCCCCGTCCAGCAGGCGGCGCTCTTCTGCAGAGAGAAAACCTGATCAGAAGGGGCGATCAGACCGCCGTTCCCCTGAGAAGAGGGAGCAAGCTGGGAGGAGATCGGGCTCGCGAGGGCGCAAGAGCCGGTCGCGAGAACGACGGTCGCGCTCCAAAGATGCTCGGCCTGGGCGTTCAGAGATCGACAAAGAAAAGAGGCCGGGAAAGTCTCCATCTAAAGACACGTCTTCTGGAAAAGAGAATCGATCGCCTCATCTAAGGCGAGCTGTGAGCCCTCAGCGGCGGCGCAGTTCTTCCCCTCGCCACAGGGAGCGGCAATCCAACCAACACCCCTCGGGTTCAGCCGATCGGAACTCTAAACTGAGCCACTCACCATCTAGGAATAGATCACCTGCCAGGAGGGCACGAAGTCGCTCGATTGATCGCAGGAGAGATTCTCCCTTCAGGTACACATCAACACAACTTTACATAGTCAAACTTAGTTGACATTGAAATTCCTTCAATGCTGTTTAAAGAGCTTTCCAGATTGAGACCTCAAGATGTtggatgataaaatgccaagaaaaCAATTTATCAACTCTGAAGATGCGTAAATATAACTGAATTAGTTTATTTTGGATggttttagtcacaacatactTCCCACAGTTGTTGTTTCATAGTTTCGATGGGTTTAATATTATTCTAAAGTGTGGAGAAAAATAAAGTgattccaaacttttgactggtagccCAGAGGTGTACAGAATTGTATTGTAAGTATTGTACTCTGATAAAGTTAAATGTACTTTGGAAAAGTTTTACTACACTACATTCATCATACTTTTTACACCACActacacacattttattttttttgcattttattttaaaacttaagtgcttaaaataaaaacctTTAGCAAAGGAAAGTACTATTTCTTAGTAAATTTAGTAAAAGTAGTACATTTTTAATTGACTAAACTAATTTACTAAAGGTAAAAAAAGTAGTGCTGTCGAACGATAatttgcgattaatcacatccaaaataaaagttggtttacataatatatgtctgtgtactgtgcatatacattttgtatttataaacacaaaaacgtaCACATacctgtgtatatatatttaggatgtatttacatgtatttattcatattttataggaatgtaacgattcactcagctcgcgatgcgattcacgattctgatcttaCGATgcgatttaaaaacaatttttttacgcGAGTAATTTTAAGGAAAATTTTAAATGAGctactgcccttttattatttctctaatgctgcacaattctttgtaaaataaaaatatattttatgtctaataacaaaactaaattgcagttttaaaacaaattccaaatcaaataaaaaatgaatacaaaagtctctttaatataaacaaactaagactttgtctgtggttttcctaatttttacttttttaagaaatatcagcatatccacgtttaccaAGATTgcagaaaaatgatatattataatcgattttcaacaaGCTCACGGTAAatcattacatccctaattTACCAATAATGgaaattttatataaatgtttaattaatattttatggttttctttaatgtatacatgtatgtgtatgtttttataaatacaaaatgaatatgcacaggaCACAGATGTATATGTAAAcactggatgcgattaatcgtaattaattgtttgacagccaaCTTTTTGACAGAAAAGTATCATGTTATGATTTAGTGTTTTGGCTTTGGAAAAGTGTTACTTCACAACATTATAAAGTACAAATCCTTGAAAGTTTACTAGAGTaaaaatacttcactattaTCCACCTCTAATGTTGCTATTGACCTGATGAAATTAAGGATTGCAGATTATGACAGATATATATTCTATTATGTGCTGTTAAAATGCTTAACTTGTTTATTTGATGTGTTATTTTACaagtttcacccaaaaataaaagaaacagtCATTGTTCATTCAAATCTGTACATGacactcttctgtggaacacaaacgaagatattcaatattttgagaaatatctaaaagtcaatggaggccaatgttgtttggttaccaatgttcttcagaatatgttttgttctgcagaagaaagagtcatctCTTCTGCATGGGAAGTACCAGTGAAGACAGATTTATAGCTTAGCTCTAGGGGTTATGTCTTTGTTAGCATGAGTGACATTGAACGTGTAAGAGAGGATCAGAGCTATTCTTAGCTTTGAAATCAAAATAAAGGACCGTACAGTCAATAGGCATCTTTGTGTTGTGTAGATGTTTTTTCCCCAGATACATTTAAATAAGTGCACTTAAATTGATATGCACTTACTAAACACACACTCCTACCAAATGCTAAATGCTTTTTATCTAAAGCAACATGTGTACAGTAGTTAATGGAGCAGTCCCACGGAAATGGCCTAGGGTTAGTGTATTGCAATCATGAGGTGCTTTGTATGTGTTCTATATTGTTATTGCTTGGTTTTGGCTAGGTTGGGTCATTGATTTGCTATTGGATACAAACATGTCTGAAGGTACCAGTGCACAGTAGAAGTAATTGAGTGAATGATTTCAAGTAGTTCATCTATTTTGGGAAATTTTTTCAGGAAACGTCCTCGAATGGATGGAGTCGGGAGGTCACGGGAGACGAGTCCATCCCGACGCAGAATGAGCCGCTCACCACTCAGGCGTAGATCTATATCACCACGACGACAGTCTCGCCTCTCCCCCAGAAGGCGATCACCTTTAAGACGAAGGTGAAACTACATTGAGAAATTGATTGTTCAGAATTTGTCAAATAGTGGTAATAGTTAAGGTATCTTAATTGTGTAATGTACCTTTTGGCCAGGTCTCTTGAAAGGGATCGGTTCGGCCGT comes from Triplophysa rosa linkage group LG23, Trosa_1v2, whole genome shotgun sequence and encodes:
- the gli3 gene encoding transcriptional activator GLI3, translating into METQSQTSSAAEKKKRVETIIATKSTSTRTDISEKAVASSTTSNEEDSSGSPYHRERRNAISGQTSVLGTSAGKLSEEPSTSTEERPSLVKKELHSSLPHLADHTLPYRGTLFTMDPRNGYLDPHYTPPQFFPAFHHPVPIDDRHTQGRYIYEPSPVPQLHVPHALAASPAFSDISLIRISPHRNPSVGAESPFNPPHPYINPYMDYIRSLHSSPSLSMISAARGLSPADAPHTSLTTAEYYHQMALLAGHRSPYADIIPSVASTTGPGSNALHMEYLQAMESSRFPSPRLTARPSRKRPLTSSPSLSDPNFDLQAMIRTSPTSLVTILNNSRSSSSTGGSYGHLSAGTISPALSFAYPPNPVALQMHQQLISRQPGIVGSPFGHSPPLVHPAPAFATQRPVPGIPPSSLAPTERSTASTDSQSKPTSESAVSSTGDPMHHKRSKFKPDEVPPSPGAVSVQEQTDGMTLVKEEGDKEDGKQEPEVVYETNCHWEGCCREFDTQEQLVHHINNDHIHGEKKEFVCRWEECSREQKPFKAQYMLVVHMRRHTGEKPHKCTFEGCSKAYSRLENLKTHLRSHTGEKPYVCEHEGCNKAFSNASDRAKHQNRTHSNEKPYVCKIPGCTKRYTDPSSLRKHVKTVHGPEAHVTKKQRGDTYPRPPTQPREPGGNGQGRSPGQLPLGAITDQRDYNHATSKQDECLQVKSIKTEKPMTSQPSPGGQSSCGSDQSPIGPHFSRGVQFALSSFGLAGEVAVLEALENEDEEDEEGEDAPIMDSTVSTATAIAATLALQARRNVGRPLRWMEHVKMERLRQVNGAVSRLGHLSPTPPPKGQALPALTGKGLCLGRSSAMGAPAPQPPLRLEPSNTELTMLNLLHERRDSSGSTTSSAYLSSSRRSSGISPCFSSRRSSQASQSEHSHHRRLHNLSATDSYDPISTDASRRSSEASQYGGGGSSFGVMHGGNWSGGGIGGSAIGTKGVLNLTPAQHYHLKAKYAAATGGPPPTPLPNMEQMSLKSRLAMMGDCQDSGLLTLPPLVRPRRCSDGTHGSPTIYQRRGLYPGEGPGNSDRRASDPVRKRDPSSFGLSEVQRFSSLNNMNTLPHLAGNHYSDEGDLGLSLQNYVYPVGSLQRSLHSPCPPSIMEQSALEDLAVDQDDGLLNADEDILPDDLVQYLRSQDQELAHIQENITSDSNPHRSTFNQGTAVGQNFVNTQQKVPEGTRKDVMPIQWNEVSSGSADVPPPRQQPQRCGRWSDHSGIMSNPFGRFGNMVVQHQQPHMDCVDDHLTLHRGGVQHVENESSGSRHPDQYQQITKTTQPSCRMNPGVKSQSSSTSQLESRHNFGCPDFSRISLGPIRPNCFQQASTPQTQLQPNNTFTHQISGNSTILPQQPQPPMTHPPVNSSHRGFSQSYSTQQITNNHNPQSCQLKIVRNGNSANCSLANQVSGLKLEANDHIQTNACSSIQQQHLAFISESFESNSSSSHNILPSCLMESLTTETETPSEALLSPGVDQVTSTVDGNPGVGLDICSILEDSYEQGSLVSDIISPSVFQGLSRTTSRLSTPRLSAVFHSMHPSTNNMAIGDMSSLLTSLAEESKILAIMQ